The Shewanella japonica genome has a window encoding:
- a CDS encoding PepSY domain-containing protein, with product MSKVTMKLSIPVLTLMLSFLNIGLTQAAPISAVSTIAWGQSTHHASHQAPNQNKRNQPKKLAINSSQQAAQVAKRQYAAKVLSVQSTSVNGSPGYRVKLLSNKGMVFYATVNARTGSVSRN from the coding sequence ATGAGCAAAGTAACAATGAAATTAAGCATACCTGTGTTAACGCTAATGTTGAGCTTTCTCAATATTGGATTAACCCAAGCTGCGCCTATTTCAGCTGTTTCTACTATCGCATGGGGACAATCAACTCATCATGCTTCTCATCAAGCACCGAACCAAAATAAACGAAATCAACCTAAGAAATTAGCAATCAACAGTTCACAGCAAGCGGCACAAGTTGCTAAAAGGCAATACGCTGCCAAAGTGCTTTCTGTTCAGTCAACATCAGTGAATGGTTCTCCTGGCTATCGAGTCAAACTGCTTTCTAATAAAGGCATGGTGTTTTACGCCACCGTGAATGCACGTACCGGTTCAGTTTCGAGGAATTAA
- a CDS encoding response regulator transcription factor — MRILLVEDDLGLQRNLTEHLQAANYSVDISSDGEDGLFQATEYPYDAAIIDVGLPKIDGLSLITQLRNQQIDYPILILTARDGWQDKVLGLDSGADDYLTKPFQPEELVARLNALIRRSVGQASPIVSNGPFNLNTRTLELTHNQESIILSSSEFKLFEYFMLHQGEVISKPTLIEHIYDQDFDLDSNVIEVFIRRLRKKLDPNSEYKLIETLRGQGYRLRALS; from the coding sequence ATGAGAATATTGTTAGTTGAAGATGATTTAGGCTTGCAAAGAAACCTAACCGAGCATTTACAAGCTGCTAATTACAGTGTCGATATATCATCGGATGGTGAAGATGGCTTGTTTCAAGCAACAGAATATCCCTACGATGCTGCTATTATTGATGTGGGTTTACCTAAGATTGATGGATTGAGTTTGATTACTCAGTTACGCAATCAACAAATTGATTACCCTATTTTGATCCTCACCGCCCGAGATGGTTGGCAAGATAAGGTCCTAGGGTTAGATTCTGGCGCCGATGATTATCTCACCAAGCCGTTTCAGCCAGAAGAGTTGGTTGCTCGCTTGAATGCGCTTATTCGCCGCTCAGTAGGTCAGGCAAGTCCTATTGTTTCTAATGGTCCATTTAATTTAAATACACGCACGCTTGAACTAACCCATAATCAAGAGTCAATTATTCTCAGTAGCTCTGAATTTAAATTATTCGAATATTTCATGTTGCATCAAGGTGAAGTGATTTCTAAACCAACTTTGATAGAGCATATTTATGATCAAGATTTTGATTTAGACTCAAATGTCATTGAAGTTTTTATTCGCCGTTTACGAAAAAAGCTCGACCCTAACAGTGAATATAAATTGATTGAAACCTTGCGTGGCCAAGGCTATCGCTTACGCGCGTTAAGTTAA